One Microbacterium sp. W4I20 DNA window includes the following coding sequences:
- the dapE gene encoding succinyl-diaminopimelate desuccinylase gives MVLDLTASSVDLTRAICDIPSVSGDEKTLADAIEAAITPYSHLEVIRHGNTIVARTNLGRAQRVAIAGHIDTVPINDNVPTRDIDIDGVPYLWGRGTVDMKAGTAVQLKLAAELTDPVVDITWMWYDNEEIEASKNGLGLLAAVRPDLFQADFAILGEPSNGEVEGGCNGTLRAIVRTSGVRAHSARAWIGENAIHRAAPILARLAEYRAKEVAVDGLLYRESLSAVRITGGVAGNVIPDACEVEVNYRFAPSKSAADAEAHVRGVLAGFQVEITDAAEGARPGLDAAIAQQFVAAVGAEPRPKYGWTDVARFSALGIPAVNYGPGDPHLAHHDEERVPLAQIDAVERGLRAWLTSH, from the coding sequence ATGGTGCTCGATCTCACTGCGTCCTCCGTGGACCTCACCCGCGCGATCTGCGACATCCCGAGCGTCTCCGGCGACGAGAAGACCCTCGCCGATGCGATCGAGGCGGCGATCACTCCGTACTCTCACCTCGAGGTCATCCGACACGGCAACACGATCGTCGCGCGCACGAACCTCGGCCGTGCGCAGCGCGTCGCGATCGCCGGACACATCGACACCGTGCCGATCAACGACAATGTGCCGACGCGCGACATCGACATCGACGGCGTGCCGTACCTCTGGGGGCGCGGAACGGTCGACATGAAGGCGGGCACCGCGGTGCAGCTCAAGCTTGCCGCGGAGCTCACCGATCCCGTGGTCGACATCACCTGGATGTGGTACGACAACGAAGAGATCGAGGCCTCGAAGAACGGTCTCGGGCTGCTCGCAGCCGTGCGGCCCGACCTTTTCCAGGCCGACTTCGCGATCCTCGGCGAACCCTCCAACGGCGAGGTCGAGGGCGGATGCAACGGCACGCTTCGTGCGATCGTGCGCACGTCGGGCGTACGCGCCCACAGCGCACGCGCCTGGATCGGCGAGAACGCGATCCACCGGGCAGCTCCGATCCTGGCCCGTCTCGCCGAGTACCGGGCCAAGGAGGTCGCGGTCGACGGCCTTCTCTACCGCGAGAGCCTGAGCGCCGTGCGCATCACCGGCGGTGTCGCGGGCAACGTCATCCCCGACGCGTGCGAGGTCGAGGTCAACTACCGCTTCGCGCCGAGCAAGTCCGCCGCGGATGCCGAGGCGCACGTCCGGGGGGTCCTCGCCGGGTTCCAGGTCGAGATCACCGATGCCGCCGAAGGCGCGCGCCCGGGACTCGATGCTGCGATCGCGCAGCAGTTCGTCGCGGCGGTCGGTGCCGAGCCGCGGCCGAAGTACGGCTGGACCGATGTGGCGCGCTTCTCGGCGCTCGGCATCCCCGCCGTCAACTACGGTCCGGGCGATCCGCACCTCGCCCACCACGACGAGGAGCGCGTGCCTCTCGCGCAGATCGATGCCGTGGAGCGGGGCCTTCGCGCGTGGCTCACGTCGCACTGA
- the dapD gene encoding 2,3,4,5-tetrahydropyridine-2,6-dicarboxylate N-succinyltransferase, whose protein sequence is MSDARTVWGIGLTTTAGDGTVLDAWYPEVHIGTLSEADAAASVESLDSLTGADERRNVTVDIVQLQIDLDEAPASTADAYLRLHALSHLVARPNEVNLDGIFGHLPNVAWTNAGPIHPDDAARLRPQLQRAGIQVQGLDKFPRLTDYVQPSGVRIADASRVRLGAHLSPGTTVMHEGFVNFNAGTLGAAMVEGRISQGVVVGANSDIGAGASIMGTLSGGGTVRVSIGERSLLGANAGIGIALGDDCIVEAGLYVTAGSKVIVADGPNTPDGGKRTVKAAELSGQNGILFWRNSVTGAIEAKRRAGAGVTLNEALHA, encoded by the coding sequence ATGAGTGACGCACGCACGGTATGGGGCATCGGACTGACCACGACGGCCGGAGACGGCACCGTCCTCGACGCCTGGTACCCCGAGGTGCACATCGGCACGCTCTCCGAGGCGGATGCCGCGGCCTCGGTCGAATCCCTCGACTCGCTGACCGGCGCCGACGAGCGCCGTAACGTGACCGTCGACATCGTGCAGCTGCAGATCGATCTCGACGAGGCGCCGGCATCGACGGCGGACGCGTACCTGCGGCTGCACGCGCTCTCGCACCTCGTCGCGCGACCGAACGAGGTGAACCTCGACGGCATCTTCGGCCACCTGCCGAACGTGGCGTGGACCAACGCCGGCCCCATCCACCCCGACGATGCGGCACGCCTGCGTCCGCAGCTGCAGCGCGCCGGCATCCAGGTGCAGGGGCTCGACAAGTTCCCTCGGCTCACCGATTACGTTCAGCCCTCCGGCGTGCGGATCGCCGATGCTTCTCGCGTGCGCCTCGGCGCGCACCTCTCCCCCGGCACCACCGTGATGCACGAGGGCTTCGTGAACTTCAACGCCGGCACGCTCGGCGCGGCGATGGTCGAGGGTCGGATCTCGCAGGGGGTCGTCGTCGGCGCGAACAGCGACATCGGCGCGGGGGCCTCCATCATGGGCACCCTGTCCGGCGGCGGCACCGTCCGCGTCTCGATCGGCGAACGCTCGCTGCTGGGTGCCAACGCGGGCATCGGCATCGCGCTCGGCGATGACTGCATCGTCGAGGCCGGCCTGTATGTGACCGCGGGCTCCAAGGTGATCGTCGCCGATGGACCGAACACCCCCGACGGCGGCAAGCGCACGGTGAAGGCGGCAGAGCTCAGCGGCCAGAACGGCATCCTGTTCTGGCGGAACTCCGTCACGGGCGCCATCGAGGCGAAGCGCCGCGCCGGCGCCGGTGTGACTCTCAACGAGGCGCTGCACGCCTGA
- a CDS encoding DEAD/DEAH box helicase → MTSFLDLGVPADLAAILEKDGKTEAFAIQRDTLPDSLAGRDLLGRGRTGSGKTIAFALPLVARIAASSRSSRAGHPRGLVLAPTRELATQIAATIAPLAAAKGLRVTTVFGGVSQRPQEQAMRSGVDIVVACPGRLEDLMKQKVVHLDAVEVTVLDEADHMADLGFLPGVTRILTATPAGGQRLLFSATLDRGIDTLARRFLSNAVSHEVDEESVPVGEMTHRVLVVDSTDDKTALVRDLASGTGRRILFTRTKHQAKKLAKQLTAAGIPAVDLHGNLSQNARERNLSAFSAAPDDGGVRVLVATDVAARGVHVDNVDLVVHVDPPVEHKAYLHRSGRTARAGAAGTVVTVVLPEQRRDVKDLLRKAAISAPLENATQDAITGLVPERAAHVRPAPVQAQQPQRSAKQRPAGGERAGASTPPARRRRPRSGQGGQGGAARQGGAARQSQGGRGYQGR, encoded by the coding sequence ATGACTTCCTTCCTCGATCTCGGCGTGCCCGCCGACCTCGCCGCCATCCTCGAAAAGGACGGCAAGACCGAGGCGTTCGCGATTCAGCGCGACACGCTTCCCGACTCCCTCGCGGGCCGCGACCTCCTCGGCCGCGGTCGCACCGGTAGCGGCAAGACCATCGCGTTCGCGCTTCCTCTGGTCGCGCGCATCGCCGCATCCAGCCGCAGCAGCCGCGCCGGCCACCCGCGCGGCCTGGTGCTCGCCCCGACCCGCGAGCTCGCCACGCAGATCGCCGCGACCATCGCCCCGCTCGCCGCAGCCAAGGGCCTCCGCGTCACCACCGTGTTCGGCGGTGTCAGCCAGCGTCCGCAGGAGCAGGCGATGCGCAGCGGCGTCGACATCGTCGTGGCCTGCCCCGGCCGGCTCGAAGACCTCATGAAGCAGAAGGTCGTCCACCTGGACGCCGTCGAGGTCACCGTGCTCGACGAGGCCGACCACATGGCCGACCTCGGATTCCTTCCGGGCGTCACCCGCATCCTCACCGCGACTCCGGCCGGTGGACAGCGTCTGCTGTTCAGCGCGACGCTGGACCGCGGCATCGACACCCTCGCCCGTCGCTTCCTCTCGAACGCGGTCAGCCACGAGGTCGACGAAGAGAGCGTGCCCGTGGGCGAGATGACCCACCGCGTGCTCGTCGTGGACTCGACCGACGACAAGACCGCCCTGGTCCGCGACCTCGCGTCCGGCACGGGTCGCCGCATCCTGTTCACGCGCACCAAGCACCAGGCGAAGAAGCTCGCCAAGCAGCTCACGGCTGCGGGTATCCCCGCGGTCGACCTGCACGGCAACCTCTCGCAGAACGCTCGTGAGCGCAACCTCAGCGCCTTCTCGGCAGCTCCCGATGACGGTGGCGTGCGCGTGCTCGTCGCGACCGACGTCGCCGCTCGTGGCGTGCACGTCGACAACGTCGACCTCGTCGTCCACGTCGACCCGCCCGTCGAGCACAAGGCGTACCTGCACCGCTCGGGTCGCACCGCACGCGCCGGCGCCGCCGGCACCGTGGTGACCGTCGTGCTTCCCGAGCAGCGTCGTGACGTCAAGGACCTCCTGCGCAAGGCCGCGATCAGCGCCCCGCTCGAGAACGCGACCCAGGATGCCATCACCGGTCTCGTGCCCGAGCGCGCGGCTCACGTGCGTCCGGCACCGGTCCAGGCGCAGCAGCCGCAGCGTTCGGCCAAGCAGCGTCCGGCCGGCGGAGAGCGCGCCGGAGCCTCCACTCCCCCCGCTCGTCGCCGTCGTCCCCGCTCGGGTCAGGGCGGCCAGGGCGGTGCCGCTCGTCAGGGTGGCGCAGCCCGTCAGAGCCAGGGTGGTCGCGGCTACCAGGGACGTTGA
- a CDS encoding SRPBCC family protein produces the protein MPVVSAEAIVPVDPATAFAVSQTTGAVRRRWDPFISEQHFLDDADAAGKGVRTFTRQRFGFGMVSRYVSYAPPTNVGMVMETGPWFFEKLGGGWRFTEVSEGTLAVWKYNFSCRPAWLAPVAEWIGARVLGFEIRRRLAGFVRGCSDPVVLAAVQR, from the coding sequence ATGCCCGTCGTCAGCGCCGAGGCCATCGTGCCGGTCGACCCTGCGACGGCCTTCGCCGTGTCGCAGACGACCGGAGCCGTCCGACGTCGCTGGGATCCCTTCATCAGCGAGCAGCATTTCCTCGACGACGCGGATGCCGCCGGCAAGGGCGTGCGCACTTTCACGCGCCAGCGCTTCGGCTTCGGGATGGTGAGTCGCTACGTCTCCTACGCCCCTCCGACGAACGTCGGGATGGTGATGGAGACCGGCCCGTGGTTCTTCGAGAAGCTCGGCGGCGGCTGGCGCTTCACCGAGGTGTCGGAGGGGACGCTGGCGGTCTGGAAGTACAACTTCTCGTGCCGGCCGGCCTGGCTCGCGCCGGTCGCCGAGTGGATCGGTGCGCGAGTGCTCGGCTTCGAGATCCGTCGACGGCTGGCCGGATTCGTCCGCGGGTGCTCGGATCCGGTCGTCCTGGCGGCCGTGCAGCGCTGA
- a CDS encoding citrate synthase — translation MSAAADQTAKLTIGDTTAEFPLVRGTAGHDSIDFSTLTKQTGYTGLDYGFVNTASTKSDITFIDGDKGILRYRGYPIEQLAGTTSYLEVAWLLIYGELPSATELAEFDEKIRRHTLLHEDLKRFFSALPHTAHPMSVLSSAVAALSTYYEGQTDPHNPEHVELNMVRMLAKLPVIAAYAHKKSVGQAFLYPDNSLSFVDNFLKLNFGVHSEEYQVNPVMSKALELLLILHEDHEQNASTSTVRLVGSTGANQFASISAGIQALSGPLHGGANEAVLSMLGQIRDSGQSVSRFVERVKNKEEGVKLMGFGHRVYKNYDPRAKLVKEAADEVLSSLGVTDPLLDLAKELEELALADDYFRERRLYPNVDFYTGVIYKAMGFPTRMFTVLFAIGRLPGWLAQYRELQLDPQTKIGRPQQLYTGSPERTFQTR, via the coding sequence GTGAGTGCAGCGGCAGACCAGACGGCGAAGCTGACGATCGGCGACACGACCGCCGAATTCCCACTGGTGCGCGGCACGGCAGGCCACGACAGCATCGACTTCTCGACCCTGACCAAGCAGACGGGGTACACGGGCCTCGACTACGGCTTCGTGAACACCGCGTCCACGAAGTCGGACATCACCTTCATCGACGGCGACAAGGGCATCCTCCGTTATCGGGGCTATCCCATCGAGCAGCTGGCGGGCACCACGAGCTACCTCGAGGTCGCCTGGCTCCTGATCTACGGCGAACTGCCGTCCGCGACGGAGCTGGCCGAGTTCGACGAGAAGATCCGTCGCCACACGCTGCTGCACGAAGACCTCAAGCGCTTCTTCTCGGCTCTGCCGCACACGGCGCACCCGATGTCGGTGCTGTCGTCGGCGGTCGCTGCCCTCTCGACCTACTACGAGGGCCAGACCGACCCGCACAACCCCGAGCACGTCGAGCTCAACATGGTGCGCATGCTCGCCAAGCTCCCGGTGATCGCGGCATACGCGCACAAGAAGAGCGTCGGTCAGGCGTTCCTCTACCCGGACAACTCCCTGAGCTTCGTCGACAACTTCCTCAAGCTGAACTTCGGCGTGCACAGCGAGGAGTACCAGGTCAACCCGGTCATGTCGAAGGCGCTCGAGCTGCTGCTCATCCTTCACGAGGACCACGAGCAGAACGCGTCCACGTCGACCGTCCGCCTGGTGGGGTCCACCGGCGCGAACCAGTTCGCTTCGATCTCCGCCGGCATCCAGGCGCTCTCCGGGCCGCTGCACGGTGGCGCCAACGAGGCCGTGCTCAGCATGCTCGGCCAGATCCGCGACTCCGGTCAGAGCGTCTCGCGCTTCGTCGAGCGGGTGAAGAACAAGGAAGAGGGCGTGAAGCTGATGGGCTTCGGGCACCGGGTGTACAAGAACTACGACCCGCGCGCCAAGCTCGTCAAGGAAGCAGCCGACGAGGTGCTCTCCTCTCTCGGCGTCACCGACCCGCTGCTCGACCTCGCCAAGGAGCTCGAGGAGCTCGCGCTGGCCGATGACTACTTCCGCGAGCGTCGCCTGTACCCGAACGTCGACTTCTACACCGGCGTCATCTACAAGGCCATGGGCTTCCCGACCCGCATGTTCACCGTGCTGTTCGCGATCGGCCGCCTGCCCGGCTGGCTGGCGCAGTACCGCGAGCTGCAGCTCGACCCGCAGACGAAGATCGGTCGCCCGCAGCAGCTGTACACGGGGTCGCCGGAGCGCACCTTCCAGACCCGCTGA
- the dapC gene encoding succinyldiaminopimelate transaminase: MSVRDLADYPWDAVVPFRERAAQHPLGLVDLSVGSPVDPTPEIIRRALAEATDAHAYPQTVGTPSLREAIVAWYARRRGVADLTVENVLPTIGSKELVALLPTLLGLGAGDIVVHPRVAYPTYEVGARVVGAEPVAADEPAEWPEGTKLIWINTPGNPDGRTWTVSELAAAVQRARELGAVLASDECYAELGWDGNWATEPIPSVLDPRVTGGSRANLLSVYSLSKQSNLAGYRAAFVAGCARIVGELLTARKHLGLMPPAPVQHAMAVALGDDEHVAAQKELYRARRDALRPALEAAGFRIDGSEAGLYLWATEGRDAWESMGRLADLGILAGPGPFYGADSGEHIRLALTAASDRIAEAARRLHGEKL, from the coding sequence GTGAGCGTTCGCGACCTCGCCGACTACCCGTGGGACGCCGTGGTCCCGTTCCGCGAGCGTGCCGCGCAGCATCCGCTCGGACTGGTGGACCTCTCGGTCGGCTCCCCGGTCGATCCGACCCCCGAGATCATCCGGCGCGCGCTGGCCGAGGCGACCGACGCACACGCCTATCCGCAGACCGTCGGTACACCCTCACTGCGTGAGGCGATCGTCGCCTGGTACGCACGCCGCCGCGGCGTCGCCGACCTCACCGTCGAGAACGTGCTGCCCACGATCGGCTCCAAGGAGCTGGTCGCCCTGCTGCCGACGCTCCTCGGTCTCGGTGCCGGTGACATCGTGGTGCACCCGCGTGTCGCCTATCCGACCTACGAGGTCGGTGCGCGCGTCGTCGGCGCGGAGCCCGTCGCCGCAGACGAGCCCGCCGAGTGGCCGGAGGGCACGAAGCTCATCTGGATCAACACGCCGGGCAACCCGGACGGCCGCACCTGGACCGTGTCAGAACTGGCCGCCGCCGTGCAGCGCGCGCGTGAGCTCGGCGCCGTGCTGGCGAGCGACGAGTGCTACGCCGAGCTGGGGTGGGACGGCAACTGGGCGACCGAACCCATCCCGTCGGTGCTCGACCCGCGGGTGACCGGAGGCAGTCGCGCCAACCTGCTCAGCGTGTACTCGCTGAGCAAGCAGTCGAACCTCGCCGGCTACCGGGCCGCCTTCGTCGCCGGCTGCGCCCGCATCGTGGGCGAGCTGCTCACCGCCCGCAAGCATCTGGGACTCATGCCGCCCGCACCCGTGCAGCACGCCATGGCGGTCGCCCTGGGCGATGACGAGCATGTGGCCGCGCAGAAGGAGCTCTACCGCGCCCGGCGCGATGCGCTCCGCCCCGCGCTGGAGGCGGCGGGGTTCCGCATCGACGGCTCCGAGGCGGGGCTGTACCTGTGGGCGACCGAGGGCCGCGACGCCTGGGAGTCGATGGGACGTCTGGCCGACCTCGGCATCCTGGCCGGTCCCGGTCCCTTCTACGGCGCCGACTCCGGCGAGCACATCCGGCTGGCGCTGACGGCGGCATCGGATCGCATCGCCGAGGCCGCCAGACGCCTGCATGGAGAAAAACTGTAG
- the fdxA gene encoding ferredoxin, which produces MTYVIALPCVDVKDRACIDECPVDCIYEGERSLYIHPDECVDCGACEPVCPVEAIYYEDDLPDEWQDYYKANVEFFDEIGSPGGAAKVGVYPFDHPIIAALPPQGE; this is translated from the coding sequence GTGACGTATGTGATCGCCCTCCCGTGCGTCGATGTCAAGGATCGCGCCTGCATCGACGAGTGCCCCGTTGACTGCATCTACGAGGGTGAACGTTCGCTGTACATCCACCCCGACGAGTGCGTGGACTGCGGCGCCTGCGAGCCCGTGTGCCCCGTCGAGGCGATCTACTACGAAGACGACCTGCCCGACGAGTGGCAGGACTACTACAAGGCCAACGTCGAGTTCTTCGACGAGATCGGCTCGCCCGGCGGCGCGGCCAAGGTCGGCGTGTACCCGTTCGACCACCCGATCATCGCTGCGCTCCCGCCCCAGGGCGAGTAG
- a CDS encoding histidinol dehydrogenase: MRVSWVSRVVSWVAAALVGGVYGVAGTIGHSLMWGPVPVGLIVGAIACGAILIAVRTLTHDRGAAVAAGLGMLGMLVLISGVGPGGSVVVADSLTGRIWTYLTAGLVLLVIAWPSFSRLPVRTQAAPSEERIVTEP, translated from the coding sequence GTGCGTGTGAGCTGGGTGTCGAGGGTCGTGTCGTGGGTCGCCGCCGCCCTGGTGGGCGGGGTGTACGGCGTCGCCGGTACGATCGGCCACAGCCTGATGTGGGGCCCGGTCCCCGTGGGCCTGATCGTCGGCGCGATCGCCTGCGGCGCGATCCTCATCGCCGTCCGCACACTCACCCATGACAGGGGAGCGGCCGTGGCCGCCGGCCTCGGAATGCTGGGCATGCTGGTGCTGATCTCCGGAGTCGGTCCCGGTGGGTCGGTCGTGGTCGCTGATTCGCTCACTGGCCGGATCTGGACGTACCTGACCGCCGGTCTGGTCCTCCTGGTCATCGCCTGGCCGTCGTTCTCGCGGCTGCCGGTGCGCACACAGGCGGCTCCCTCGGAGGAACGGATCGTCACCGAGCCGTAG
- a CDS encoding AzlD domain-containing protein, whose amino-acid sequence MSLWSAILLAALICLSLKAVGYLVPPQALEAPRTARISDLLTVALLAALVAVQTLGEGQAIIVDARVPALLVAGGLLWLRQSFLVVVIAAALVAALLRFFGLAA is encoded by the coding sequence ATGAGCCTCTGGAGCGCCATCCTGCTGGCCGCCCTGATCTGCCTCTCGCTGAAGGCTGTCGGGTATCTCGTGCCGCCGCAGGCCCTCGAGGCTCCGCGTACCGCTCGCATCTCCGATCTGCTGACGGTGGCGCTGCTGGCGGCGCTCGTGGCGGTGCAGACCCTGGGCGAGGGGCAGGCGATCATCGTCGACGCCCGGGTGCCCGCACTGCTCGTGGCGGGTGGCCTCCTCTGGCTGCGCCAGTCGTTCCTCGTCGTCGTCATCGCCGCGGCGCTCGTCGCGGCGCTGCTCCGGTTCTTCGGCCTCGCCGCGTGA
- a CDS encoding AzlC family ABC transporter permease has translation MTAEREVWREALGVVIATSAYGVSFGALAVASGLDVWQTCVLSLLMFTGGSQFAFVGVFTAGGMAALPSAIASAALLGVRNVAYGMRMSPIVGGGPSRRAAAAHFTIDESTAVAISQTVPRLRQLGFWITGIGIFVGWNITTLIGALVGDVLGDPQTWGLDAAAAAAFLALLWPRLQQRQAIAVGVAAAVVAAALTPFLMPGLPVLIAAFVAIVVGWFNWLGRPPGADQTDAGAEAAA, from the coding sequence ATGACGGCCGAACGCGAGGTCTGGCGCGAGGCCCTCGGTGTCGTCATCGCCACGAGTGCGTACGGGGTCTCGTTCGGTGCGCTGGCCGTGGCATCGGGCCTCGACGTGTGGCAGACGTGCGTGCTGAGTCTGCTGATGTTCACCGGCGGCTCCCAGTTCGCTTTCGTCGGCGTGTTCACTGCCGGCGGGATGGCGGCACTGCCATCGGCCATCGCCTCCGCCGCACTTCTCGGCGTGCGCAACGTCGCGTACGGCATGCGCATGTCGCCGATCGTCGGAGGCGGTCCGTCGCGCCGGGCTGCGGCGGCGCACTTCACGATCGACGAATCCACGGCCGTCGCGATCTCGCAGACGGTGCCGCGGCTGCGTCAGCTGGGTTTCTGGATCACCGGCATCGGCATCTTCGTGGGGTGGAACATCACCACCCTGATCGGCGCGCTCGTCGGCGACGTCCTGGGGGATCCGCAGACCTGGGGATTGGATGCTGCGGCCGCTGCCGCATTCCTCGCGTTGCTCTGGCCCCGGCTTCAGCAACGGCAGGCCATCGCCGTCGGCGTCGCTGCCGCGGTCGTCGCTGCGGCCCTCACCCCGTTCCTGATGCCGGGGCTGCCCGTCCTCATCGCCGCCTTCGTCGCCATCGTGGTGGGCTGGTTCAACTGGCTGGGACGACCTCCCGGAGCGGATCAGACGGATGCCGGAGCGGAGGCTGCCGCATGA
- a CDS encoding helix-turn-helix domain-containing protein: protein MEDLRTRISRTLRREREAASLSVSELARRAGISKATVSQLESGAGNPSVETLWALGVALGVPFAVLVDQQTNAPTLIRADELAGVPSSAAAYSATLLSASPPGARRDIYLIQAEPGDPRRSIPHHPGTIEHVVMIAGQAQIGPVGDPVLLNPGDYLTYPGDAPHVFEATAPGTSAVLISELR, encoded by the coding sequence ATGGAGGATCTCCGCACACGCATCTCCCGCACTCTTCGACGAGAACGCGAGGCCGCGAGCCTGTCCGTCTCCGAGCTCGCCAGACGCGCCGGCATATCCAAGGCCACCGTGTCGCAGCTGGAGAGCGGAGCGGGCAACCCGAGCGTCGAGACGCTCTGGGCCCTGGGCGTCGCACTCGGCGTGCCGTTCGCGGTGCTCGTCGATCAGCAGACGAACGCCCCGACTCTCATCCGCGCCGACGAGCTCGCCGGAGTCCCCTCCTCCGCCGCGGCATACAGCGCCACTCTGCTCTCGGCCAGCCCGCCCGGTGCGCGGCGCGACATCTACCTGATCCAGGCGGAACCGGGCGATCCCCGGCGGTCGATCCCCCATCATCCGGGCACGATCGAGCACGTCGTGATGATCGCCGGGCAGGCGCAGATCGGCCCGGTCGGCGATCCGGTGCTGCTGAACCCCGGCGACTACCTGACCTACCCGGGCGATGCCCCCCATGTCTTCGAGGCGACTGCACCCGGCACCAGCGCGGTCCTGATCTCCGAACTGCGCTGA
- a CDS encoding phospholipase, with translation MLHESRALRRASAAASARKAVTARRPMLILGTAAATLLGITLTTGIVSAPAAGAELPDATAAVAQLVTGSEPLARVADDAAMPVAEAKDAVLSAQALAYDVATSGLEVTSAPRVDVTGLQDDIDALADRAKLPSIAVAVLSGKAETETAEVLAATADLQEAFTAAQEKKKADDAAAAAAKKAQEAAAALAAGNTVDGAKATAQQLMSSQYGWGGDQFSCLDSLWTKESGWNYQAYNPSGATGIPQALPGSKMASAGGDWQSNAATQIAWGLGYISSVYGTPCSAWGHSQAMNWY, from the coding sequence GTGCTTCATGAATCCCGTGCGCTTCGGCGCGCCTCGGCCGCGGCATCCGCTCGCAAAGCCGTCACCGCCCGCCGCCCGATGCTGATCCTCGGTACCGCCGCTGCGACCCTTCTCGGCATCACCCTCACCACCGGTATCGTCTCCGCTCCGGCGGCCGGCGCCGAGCTGCCGGATGCGACGGCCGCCGTCGCCCAGCTCGTCACCGGCTCCGAGCCTCTCGCCCGCGTGGCCGACGACGCCGCGATGCCCGTCGCCGAGGCGAAGGATGCCGTGCTCTCCGCGCAGGCCCTCGCCTATGACGTCGCGACGTCCGGTCTCGAGGTGACCTCCGCGCCCCGGGTCGATGTGACCGGGCTGCAGGACGACATCGACGCGCTCGCAGATCGTGCGAAGCTGCCGTCGATCGCGGTGGCCGTGCTCTCCGGCAAGGCCGAGACGGAGACCGCCGAGGTCCTCGCCGCCACCGCCGACCTGCAGGAGGCCTTCACCGCGGCGCAGGAGAAGAAGAAGGCGGATGACGCTGCCGCTGCGGCCGCGAAGAAGGCGCAGGAGGCCGCTGCCGCCCTCGCCGCGGGGAACACCGTCGACGGCGCGAAGGCCACGGCCCAGCAGCTGATGTCGAGCCAGTACGGCTGGGGTGGAGACCAGTTCTCCTGCCTCGACTCCCTGTGGACCAAGGAGTCTGGCTGGAACTACCAGGCCTACAACCCCAGCGGCGCCACCGGCATCCCGCAGGCGCTCCCCGGCAGCAAGATGGCCTCCGCGGGCGGGGACTGGCAGTCGAACGCCGCGACCCAGATCGCCTGGGGCCTCGGCTACATCTCCTCGGTCTACGGCACGCCGTGCAGCGCCTGGGGGCACTCGCAGGCGATGAACTGGTACTGA